CGAGCGGCCCTTCCCAGCCGTCGAGGTCGAGCGTCAGCCGGTCGGCCTCGGCCACAGCCGGCCGGTCGTCGAAGGGCAGTTCGGATTCCATGGCGCGAGATTAGGGCGCGCTCGTCGCGATGCGAAGAGGAAATCCGCTCCGCTCAGCGGCCCCCGCCGCGCGCCCGTTTCTCCGCCCGCGCCGCCTTCTGCTTGCCGAAGCGGGTCGTGCGCGTGCCGGGGCGGCCGCTGATCGAATGACCCGCGACCGGCGCTTTCTTCTCGTGATCGGGAATGCCGAGTTCGTCGGCCTCGAGCCGGCGAATCTCGTCGCGCAGGCGCCCGGCTTCCTCGAATTCGAGATCGGCGGCGGCCTTGCGCATCCGGCTTTCCAGATCCTCGATATAGGCGCGCAGATTGTGGCCGACGAGGTGCGGCCTGTCGTCGTCGCCGGTATCGATGATGACGCTGTCGCGCTGCGAAACGTCGGCGAGCAGGTCGGAAATGTTGCGCTTGATCGTGGTCGGCGTGATGCCGTGCGCCTCGTTATATTCCCTCTGGCGCTCGCGGCGGCGATCGGTTTCGCGTAGCGCGCGCTCCATCGATCCCGTCATGCGGTCGGCATAGAGGATGACCTTGCCTTCGACGTTGCGGGCGGCGCGGCCGATCGTCTGGATCAGCGACGTTTCGGAGCGCAGGAAGCCCTCCTTGTCCGCGTCGAGGATCGCGACCAGTCCGCATTCGGGGATGTCTAGTCCCTCACGCAGCAGGTTGATGCCGACCAGCACGTCGTACACGCCGAGCCGCAGGTCGCGGATCAGCTCGATGCGCTCCAGCGTCTCGACGTCGGAGTGCATGTAGCGGACGCGAAGCCCGGCCTCGTGGAGGAATTCGGTGAGATCCTCGGCCATGCGCTTGGTGAGCGTGGTGACGAGCGTGCGATAGCCTTTGCGCGCCGTCTCCTTGGCCTCGTGGATGAGGTCGTCGACCTGGTCCTCGACCGGCTTGATCTCGACCGGCGGGTCGATCAGGCCGGTGGGGCGGATGACCTGTTCGGAGAAGACGCCGCCGGTCTGCTCCATCTCCCACGTGCCGGGCGTGGCCGAGACCGCGACCGATTGCGGGCGCATCGCATCCCATTCGTTGAAGCGCAGCGGACGGTTGTCGATGCACGAAGGCAGGCGGAAGCCATATTCGGCGAGCGTGATCTTGCGGCGGTGATCGCCGCGCGCCATCGCGCCGATCTGCGGAATCGTCTGGTGGCTCTCGTCGACGAACAAAAGCGCGTTTTCGGGCAAATATTCGAACAAGGTCGGCGGCGGCTCGCCGGGCAGGCGCCCGGTCAGGAATCGGCTGTAATTCTCGATGCCGGCGCAGGAGCCGGTCGCCGCGATCATCTCGAGGTCGAAATGGGTGCGCTGCTCGAGCCGCTGCGCCTCCAGCAACTTGCCCTCGCTCACCAGCTCCTTCAGCCGCTCGGCCAGCTCGTGCTTGATCGCCTCCATCGCCTGCTTGAGCGTCGGCCCGGGCGTGACGTGGTGCGAATTGGCGTAGACCTTCACGGATTCGAGGCTGGCGATCTTCTTGCCGGTGAGCGGATCGAACTCGACGATCTCCTCGATCTCGTCGCCGAAGAAATTGATCCGCCAGGCGGTGTCTTCATAGTGGGACGGGAAGATTTCGAGATTGTCGCCGCGGACGCGGAAATTGCCGCGCGCGAACGCCTGGTCGTTGCGCTTATATTGGAGCGCGACGAGCTTGCGGATGATCTCGCGCTGGTCGACCGTCTCGCCCTTCTTGAGACTGAAGACCATCGCCGAATAGGTCTCGACCGAACCGATGCCGTAGAGGCACGAGACCGAGGCGACGATGATGACGTCGTCGCGCTCCAGGAGCGCCCGGGTCGCCGAGTGGCGCATCCGGTCGATCGCCTCGTTCACCGAGCTTTCCTTCTCGATGTAGGTGTCGGACCGGGCGACATAGGCTTCGGGCTGGTAATAATCGTAATAGCTGACGAAATATTCGACCGCATTGTCCGGGAAGAAGCTCTTGAACTCGCCGTAGAGCTGCGCCGCGAGGATCTTGTTGGGCGCGAGAATCAAGGCCGGCCGCTGCAGCTTCTCGATCACCTGGGCCATGGTGAATGTCTTGCCCGATCCGGTCACCCCGAGCAGCACCTGGGTCTGCTCGCCCTGCAGGATCTGCTCGGTGAGCTCGGCGATCGCCGTCGGCTGGTCGCCCGCCGGCTGATATTCCGAGACGAGCTTGAACGCCTTCCCGCCCTCGGACTTCTCCGGACGCTGGGGGCGGTGCGGGACGAAATCTTTGCCGGTCTCGGGCTCTTCCAGACCGGTGCGAATGGCGATGGGCATGGCGCGAATATGGCGATTATCGCCGGCACGACAATGGCTGGAACGAGGTCCGGATACATTCCTCGAATCTCACTGTGCCGCAGTTCAGTTCGCCCGGTAGATCACCGGCTTGTTCCCGAAGCGTCTCCTGACCGCCGCGTTGCGGCGATCTGATGCGTCATGCTTTGGATCGAGTTCCTCTGGGTAGATGAAGCGAACATCGAATTTGGTGCCCCGGACCTCATACTCGATAGCGACCCAACGTTTTGTCTCGTCCGGGCTCTCGAGCTCCCAGGCTTCGCCGATGAGGTCGGCAAGCTCGTCGGTAGGAGCGAAAACACGGACCCCATTCGGGTCTTCCTTGTACACCTCGGCATGGACAACGCCGCGTGCGGGCTCGGCGTAGATGTACAGTCCGTCTGGATCGCCGCCGACAATCTCCGCGGCCACCCCGCCTATATCCGACATGATGGGACCTAACCTATCGAGCTTGTCCTCGGTCACCTTATCCGGCTCGCTTTTCGGTTGGACACCATCGCCGGTTTCACTCCCGGCCAACAACCCATCGGCCAGCAAGACGGGCGCGCTCGCGTTTCTCGCATAGCTTGTTGAAGGGAGCAGAGACATGGCGACCGTTAAAGTCGTCAGAATGGCGAACCAGAACCGCCAAAGCCAGGGACTAGGTCGATCCTGGCAATTCAGCGTTGAGCATAATCGCTCCATCGGCGCCTCTCGCATTTCGAGAAGAACTGTTGGGTAAACTCGCCATCAATCCGGAAAAGATGTCCGGTCATAAACCATATGAATCCCCGTTCCGACTTCGCATCCGCATCGGATCGACAAGAAGCAGACCGACGGATCTGCAGGAGAAAGAACGGCCCTAGTGAAGGTCTAAGCGAGGCCAATGGTCATTCGATTTGATCTGGTTTAGTCTTCGAACGGCAACAAGGGGGAGGAATAACGATGCGTGCATGGATGCTGGTTCCGCTTTGCATTCTGGCGGGCTGTTCGGAGACGACCGACACCGCCAAGGCCGAGGAAGCGCCCGAGGCGACGATGCTCGATGCCGGGCAGTGGCAGGTGAGCCGCGAGGTCACCCGGCTCGCCCAGGCCGACAAGGGCAAGCCCGCGATCGACACGCCGGCCGGCACGAAGAGCGCAAGCCAGGCCTGTATCGGCGAGGCCGAGCGCAAGAAGCCGGACCCGGCCTTGTTCGCCGAGGAAGGCGAGAGCTGCACCTACAAGAATTTCTACATGGGCAACGGCCGGCTCAACGTCTCGCTCGCGTGCGAGCGTCCCAAGCTCAGCGGCTCGGTGCTGAAGACGGTCGAGGCGACCTTCACCGCCGGCGGGATCGACGGCACCAGCCGCATCGACACCTATCTCGCGAGCGACGGCGACGTGAAGATCGACGAGAAGATCGTGGCTAAGCATATCGGCGCCTGCGCGGCGGGATAGCCAGCGGCGCGGACAGGCGTTACCAATCATCCCAAAATAAGGGGGAGTGATCGATGCGCCTGAAGCCGCTGTTCCTGGCCACTATCCTGTTGTCTGCGCCGGCCGCGGCCGCGGCCGCGGCCGACCTCGCGGGCGCGGTCAAGGCCGATTACGACAAGCATCTCGGCGCGCTCTTCGTCGATTTCCACAAGAACCCCGAGCTCAGCTATGTCGAGACGCGCACCGCGGCGATCATGGCGAAGGAATTGCGCGCGGCCGGGGCGACCGTGACCGAAGGCGTCGGCGGCACCGGCGTGGTCGGCGTCATGAAGAACGGCGCAGGCCCGACCATATTGTTGCGCGCCGACATGGACGGCCTGCCGGTCAAGGAAGCCAGCGGCCTTCCTTATGCGTCGACCGCCACCCAGAAGGGCATCGACGGGGTGCTGGCCCCGGTCATGCACGCCTGTGGCCACGACGTGCATATCACCGCGCTGGTCGGCGCAGCGCGGCGGCTGGCGGCGATGAAGGACCAGTGGAAGGGCACGATCCTGTTTGTCGTCCAGCCCGCCGAGGAGCGGATTGGCGGCGCTAAGAAGATGCTCGACGACGGGCTCTACACGCGCTTCCCCAAGCCCGATTACGCGGTCGCCTTCCACGTCTCGGCCGACACGCCGGCCGGCAAGATCGTGCTAGAGCCCGGGCTCACCGCTTCGTCGTCGGACAGTATCGACATCATCATCCACGGCGTCGGCGCGCACGGCGCGAGCCCGCACACCGGCAAGGACCCGATCGTGATGGGCGCCGAGATCATCATGGCGCTGCAGACTTTGGTCAGCCGCGAAATCTCGCCGCTGAAACCCGCCGTGGTGACGGTCGGCGCGTTCCACGGCGGCCTCAAGCACAACATCATCTCCGATCGCGCCGAGATGCAGCTCACCATCCGCTCCGACGACCAGGAGACGCGCAAGACATTGCTCGAGGGCGTGAAGCGGATCGCCGTCAATGTCGGCCGGATGAACGGCTTGCCCGAGGACAAATTGCCGGAGGTCAAATATTCCGCGGAATCCACCCCGCCGACGATGAACGACCCGGCACTCACCGGCCGCCTGCGCGCGGCGTTCCAGGACCGCTTCGGCAACGCCATCTTCCACAAGGAAGAGCGCGATGGAATGGGCGCGGAGGATTTCGCCTATTTCGTCCAGCCCGAGCTTGGCGTTCCCGGCGCCTATTTCTGGGTCGGCGGCACGCCCCAGGCGGTGCTCGACGCAGCCAAGGCGGACGGTCCGCCGGTGCCGTCGCACCATTCGCCTTTGTTCAAGATCACGCCCGAACCCTCGGTCCGCCTCGGCACCGAGGCGATGACGGCGGCCGTGCTCGACCTGCTGAAACCCGGAGCCGCACAGCCGGCCGACCGCTGAGGAGAGAAGGATGACCCGCACGATAGTCTGTACCGCCGCTTTGCTCGCCCTCGCCGGCTGCGGCGGATCGGCCGACGAGCCCAAGGGCAACATGACGGCCGCCGAAGTGGCCGACGAAGTCGGCGCAGTGATGCTGAAGCCCGGCCAGTGGGAAGTGACCAACGAGATCGTCTCCGCCACCGCCAAGGGCCTTCCGGCCGAGGCGCTGAAGGCGATGACCGACCAGAAGACGACCGTGCGCAACTGCGTGACGCCCGAACAGGCGGCCAAGCCCCAGGGCGACTTCCTGACCGCGCAGAAGGACGCCAATTGCACCTACCAGGATTGGTCGATGGACGGCGGCCGGATGCGCGGCACCATGACCTGCGCTGGCGGCGAAGGCGGCGCCGGCAAGGTCGTGATGAAGATGGATGGCGCTTATGCGCCCGAAAACTACGATCTCACCATGGACATGGAGACCAGCGGCGGCGAGGGCATGACCATGGCCTTCAAGGCCCGCGTCAACGGCAAGCGCATCGGCGATTGCCCCTGAGGAGAATAAGGCAGTGATCGGATATGCGACCGTCGGCACCAACGACATCGACAAGGCGCGGGCCTTTTACGACGCCTTGTTCGGCTCGATCGGCGCCAGGCGGATCATGGAGTTCGCGGAGAACGGCTTCACCATGTACGGCACCAGCCTCGGCCGCCCGGCGGTCGCGGTGACCCGCCCGTACAATGGCGAGCCCGCCACGATCGGCAACGGGACGATGGTGGCGATCGTGCTCGACGGCCGCGACAAGGTCGACG
This portion of the Sphingomonas sp. LY54 genome encodes:
- a CDS encoding VOC family protein — encoded protein: MIGYATVGTNDIDKARAFYDALFGSIGARRIMEFAENGFTMYGTSLGRPAVAVTRPYNGEPATIGNGTMVAIVLDGRDKVDAFYAKALELGGTDEGAPGLRSPEGEGAFYGAYFRDLDGNKFCAFRIGPSAA
- a CDS encoding DUF3617 domain-containing protein codes for the protein MRAWMLVPLCILAGCSETTDTAKAEEAPEATMLDAGQWQVSREVTRLAQADKGKPAIDTPAGTKSASQACIGEAERKKPDPALFAEEGESCTYKNFYMGNGRLNVSLACERPKLSGSVLKTVEATFTAGGIDGTSRIDTYLASDGDVKIDEKIVAKHIGACAAG
- the uvrB gene encoding excinuclease ABC subunit UvrB translates to MPIAIRTGLEEPETGKDFVPHRPQRPEKSEGGKAFKLVSEYQPAGDQPTAIAELTEQILQGEQTQVLLGVTGSGKTFTMAQVIEKLQRPALILAPNKILAAQLYGEFKSFFPDNAVEYFVSYYDYYQPEAYVARSDTYIEKESSVNEAIDRMRHSATRALLERDDVIIVASVSCLYGIGSVETYSAMVFSLKKGETVDQREIIRKLVALQYKRNDQAFARGNFRVRGDNLEIFPSHYEDTAWRINFFGDEIEEIVEFDPLTGKKIASLESVKVYANSHHVTPGPTLKQAMEAIKHELAERLKELVSEGKLLEAQRLEQRTHFDLEMIAATGSCAGIENYSRFLTGRLPGEPPPTLFEYLPENALLFVDESHQTIPQIGAMARGDHRRKITLAEYGFRLPSCIDNRPLRFNEWDAMRPQSVAVSATPGTWEMEQTGGVFSEQVIRPTGLIDPPVEIKPVEDQVDDLIHEAKETARKGYRTLVTTLTKRMAEDLTEFLHEAGLRVRYMHSDVETLERIELIRDLRLGVYDVLVGINLLREGLDIPECGLVAILDADKEGFLRSETSLIQTIGRAARNVEGKVILYADRMTGSMERALRETDRRRERQREYNEAHGITPTTIKRNISDLLADVSQRDSVIIDTGDDDRPHLVGHNLRAYIEDLESRMRKAAADLEFEEAGRLRDEIRRLEADELGIPDHEKKAPVAGHSISGRPGTRTTRFGKQKAARAEKRARGGGR
- a CDS encoding DUF3617 domain-containing protein — translated: MTRTIVCTAALLALAGCGGSADEPKGNMTAAEVADEVGAVMLKPGQWEVTNEIVSATAKGLPAEALKAMTDQKTTVRNCVTPEQAAKPQGDFLTAQKDANCTYQDWSMDGGRMRGTMTCAGGEGGAGKVVMKMDGAYAPENYDLTMDMETSGGEGMTMAFKARVNGKRIGDCP
- a CDS encoding amidohydrolase, coding for MRLKPLFLATILLSAPAAAAAAADLAGAVKADYDKHLGALFVDFHKNPELSYVETRTAAIMAKELRAAGATVTEGVGGTGVVGVMKNGAGPTILLRADMDGLPVKEASGLPYASTATQKGIDGVLAPVMHACGHDVHITALVGAARRLAAMKDQWKGTILFVVQPAEERIGGAKKMLDDGLYTRFPKPDYAVAFHVSADTPAGKIVLEPGLTASSSDSIDIIIHGVGAHGASPHTGKDPIVMGAEIIMALQTLVSREISPLKPAVVTVGAFHGGLKHNIISDRAEMQLTIRSDDQETRKTLLEGVKRIAVNVGRMNGLPEDKLPEVKYSAESTPPTMNDPALTGRLRAAFQDRFGNAIFHKEERDGMGAEDFAYFVQPELGVPGAYFWVGGTPQAVLDAAKADGPPVPSHHSPLFKITPEPSVRLGTEAMTAAVLDLLKPGAAQPADR